A genomic stretch from uncultured Fibrobacter sp. includes:
- the panD gene encoding aspartate 1-decarboxylase produces the protein MQLELLKSKIHRATVTDANLNYEGSITIARDLMDAANILPFEKVGVLDVNNGNRLDTYVIEGPAGSGVICLNGAAARLVQPGDLVIIVAYATMSEEEAKSWKPTVIHVNNKNEIV, from the coding sequence ATGCAGCTAGAATTACTCAAGAGCAAAATTCATCGCGCAACTGTAACCGACGCAAACCTCAATTACGAGGGGTCGATTACTATTGCCCGCGACTTGATGGACGCCGCCAATATTCTTCCCTTCGAAAAAGTGGGCGTTCTTGACGTGAACAACGGCAACCGCCTGGACACCTATGTGATTGAAGGCCCAGCCGGTTCTGGCGTGATTTGCCTGAATGGAGCCGCCGCCCGACTTGTTCAGCCCGGCGATCTCGTGATTATCGTTGCTTATGCAACCATGAGCGAAGAAGAAGCCAAATCGTGGAAGCCTACAGTTATCCACGTCAACAACAAGAACGAAATCGTCTAA
- a CDS encoding LytR C-terminal domain-containing protein, with product MAVLAAFLFTGCEEEKKPQVVKVKRTYKGDVEVLNSCGMQGAAAKMRSYLRDNGFDIVSSRNDRLQNYDETVLVLRNPEWEGAKALAQALKTDNVLIVHSDRAVVDAAVYIGKDFNQIIEPEQGEEK from the coding sequence ATGGCCGTTTTAGCGGCATTTCTTTTTACAGGTTGCGAAGAAGAAAAAAAGCCCCAAGTCGTAAAGGTCAAGAGAACCTACAAGGGCGATGTCGAAGTGTTGAATAGTTGCGGCATGCAAGGGGCTGCAGCCAAAATGCGCTCTTACCTGCGCGATAACGGCTTTGACATTGTAAGTTCAAGAAACGACCGTCTGCAGAATTACGACGAGACCGTTCTTGTTCTTAGAAACCCCGAATGGGAAGGCGCGAAGGCGCTCGCCCAAGCGCTCAAGACCGACAACGTGTTGATTGTCCATAGCGACCGCGCTGTCGTCGATGCCGCCGTATACATCGGAAAAGACTTTAATCAAATCATTGAACCCGAACAGGGAGAAGAAAAATGA
- the rsfS gene encoding ribosome silencing factor, protein MTTKIKDLPESVNIGASILFELRAQDVQLIDLRGIKDVTDFFLVATCESEAQMQAILNELRKEFKAANIPSVGVEYKEGVRWAVFDAGLDLMVHLFEEEKRNEISLDRLYADGTIETLDENDFVKKTSKKKSSEDELV, encoded by the coding sequence ATGACAACAAAAATCAAAGACCTGCCAGAGTCCGTAAATATCGGCGCTAGCATTCTTTTTGAATTGCGCGCCCAAGACGTCCAATTGATTGACCTTCGCGGCATCAAGGACGTGACCGACTTTTTCCTTGTCGCCACTTGCGAAAGCGAAGCCCAGATGCAGGCTATTTTGAATGAACTCCGCAAGGAATTCAAGGCCGCCAACATTCCGTCCGTGGGCGTGGAATACAAGGAAGGCGTGCGTTGGGCCGTGTTCGACGCTGGCCTCGACCTGATGGTACACCTGTTCGAAGAAGAAAAGCGTAACGAGATTTCTTTGGACCGCCTGTACGCCGACGGCACGATTGAAACTCTCGATGAAAACGACTTTGTGAAGAAGACCTCCAAGAAGAAGAGCAGTGAAGATGAACTCGTTTGA
- the argS gene encoding arginine--tRNA ligase: MNSFEQEIAEALAATGSFEKEAALKLISVPPDTTHGNFTIPCFSLAKVMRKAPKMIAEDLAAQVKLPAGLSKVEAVNGYLNFFIDRGFLAKSTLEEIAAKGLEYGHAAPNGKVVCIDFSSPNIGKELAFHHLRSTMIGNSLSRIYKAAGYKVERINHLGDWGTAFGKLIVMYLREKRPTDDATLDSLTVKELNILYAAFSKASKEEPGLEDEARAAFTKLEQGDEFYRKLWTAFRAATLKELMRIYDMMGVGFDHYTGESFFEDKIPAILDELREKNLMVKSQDLDVVMLDEFDLNPCLIRKSDGSTLYATRDLAAACYRKKEYNFDKCLYVVDLGQALHFKQVFHVLKKMGREWYKDMYHIPFGVILQLVDGKWEKGKTRTGTASLLRDVIEAAQKKILEFINEKNPELENKELIARQIGISALTFNDLKNSRLKDVRFDWDAVMSFEGDTGPYVQNAHVRLCSIMRKAGYTVNIADVDMAQLSDDAAYNLINILSKKGKKILDAVAGDEPSVLAQYALEIAEAAHKFIHEDRVLGSAEEKSRLFLVQATQIVLENVLDLLGLFPIRQM; this comes from the coding sequence ATGAACTCGTTTGAGCAAGAAATCGCAGAAGCGCTCGCCGCTACCGGTTCCTTCGAAAAGGAAGCCGCCCTCAAGCTTATCTCTGTGCCGCCTGACACCACGCACGGCAACTTTACCATTCCATGTTTTTCTTTGGCAAAGGTGATGCGTAAGGCTCCGAAGATGATTGCCGAAGACTTGGCCGCCCAGGTGAAACTCCCCGCCGGACTTTCAAAGGTGGAAGCCGTGAACGGCTATCTGAACTTCTTTATTGACCGTGGATTCCTCGCGAAGTCTACGCTCGAAGAAATCGCCGCGAAGGGTTTGGAATACGGACACGCCGCCCCGAATGGCAAGGTCGTTTGCATTGACTTTAGCTCCCCGAACATCGGTAAGGAACTCGCCTTCCACCACCTGCGCTCGACAATGATCGGAAACTCGCTTTCCCGCATTTACAAGGCTGCAGGCTACAAGGTGGAACGCATCAACCACCTCGGTGACTGGGGTACCGCTTTCGGCAAGCTCATCGTGATGTACCTCCGCGAAAAGCGCCCCACCGACGACGCCACACTCGACAGCCTGACCGTAAAGGAACTCAACATCCTTTACGCCGCCTTCTCCAAGGCCAGCAAGGAAGAGCCGGGTCTCGAAGACGAAGCACGCGCCGCATTCACCAAGCTCGAACAGGGCGACGAATTCTACCGCAAGCTTTGGACCGCCTTCCGCGCCGCAACGCTCAAGGAACTCATGCGCATCTACGACATGATGGGCGTGGGCTTTGACCACTACACCGGCGAATCCTTCTTTGAAGACAAGATTCCGGCCATCCTCGACGAACTCCGCGAAAAGAATTTGATGGTGAAGAGCCAGGATCTGGACGTGGTGATGCTCGACGAATTTGACCTGAACCCCTGCCTGATTCGCAAGAGCGACGGCTCTACGTTGTACGCTACCCGCGACCTCGCCGCCGCCTGCTACCGCAAGAAGGAATACAACTTTGACAAGTGCCTTTACGTGGTGGACCTCGGACAGGCGCTCCACTTCAAGCAGGTGTTCCACGTGCTCAAGAAGATGGGCCGCGAATGGTACAAGGACATGTACCACATTCCGTTCGGCGTGATTCTGCAATTGGTCGACGGCAAGTGGGAAAAGGGCAAGACCCGTACGGGTACCGCAAGCCTTCTGCGCGACGTGATCGAAGCCGCCCAGAAGAAGATTCTCGAATTCATCAACGAGAAGAATCCGGAACTCGAGAACAAGGAACTTATCGCCCGCCAGATCGGTATTTCCGCCCTCACCTTCAACGACCTGAAGAACAGCCGCTTGAAGGATGTGCGCTTTGACTGGGATGCCGTGATGAGCTTTGAAGGCGACACCGGTCCGTATGTGCAGAACGCCCACGTGCGTCTTTGCAGCATCATGCGCAAGGCCGGCTACACGGTGAACATCGCCGATGTGGATATGGCCCAGCTCAGCGACGATGCCGCTTACAACCTCATCAACATTCTGTCGAAGAAGGGCAAGAAGATTCTGGATGCTGTCGCTGGCGATGAACCGAGCGTTCTCGCCCAATATGCCCTGGAAATCGCAGAAGCCGCGCACAAGTTCATCCACGAAGACCGCGTGCTCGGTTCTGCCGAAGAAAAGTCCCGCCTGTTCTTGGTTCAGGCAACGCAGATTGTGCTCGAGAACGTGCTCGACCTGCTCGGACTCTTCCCGATCCGTCAGATGTAA
- a CDS encoding fibrobacter succinogenes major paralogous domain-containing protein, with amino-acid sequence MSRKFSFKSMIAVVFGMAVVQAVAVPQKSWDAIYNAEGEGDYSAAKIEGKIRFGKYTHYKEVQPVSFKVADSLFAFSVAGNMTVPADKIEKEGFYNKCNETMEAWISFFNKPRDFGGEQLVINIAGVDLACGDELFAVGDLRIKFTNPKAQEAWATNLEAREKYKREKVVEYRRAEQEHRASLRDVSGMVKDPRDGQVYRTIKVEGREWFAQNVNYNVEGHSWCYEDKENYCARGGRLYDLEGARKACPEGWHLPRDREWMDLLTGLTKCYDGVDKCEKFANKMKATTGWQGGGGTDEYGFSIFSSGYRKMVGKSIVRYEDMGEYAGFWSAQNGRNETIWIWAMGRMSDQMVRQLVPSKTNAYSVRCINGN; translated from the coding sequence ATGAGTCGTAAATTCTCTTTCAAGTCTATGATTGCCGTTGTTTTCGGTATGGCTGTTGTCCAGGCCGTTGCTGTTCCGCAAAAGTCCTGGGATGCTATTTATAATGCCGAAGGCGAAGGTGATTATTCTGCTGCCAAGATCGAAGGCAAGATTCGTTTCGGTAAGTACACGCACTATAAAGAAGTCCAGCCGGTTTCTTTCAAGGTTGCTGACAGCTTGTTCGCTTTTTCTGTAGCCGGTAACATGACCGTTCCCGCTGACAAGATTGAAAAGGAAGGCTTCTATAACAAGTGTAACGAAACCATGGAAGCATGGATTTCTTTCTTCAACAAGCCGCGCGATTTCGGTGGAGAACAGCTTGTCATTAACATTGCTGGCGTTGACCTCGCTTGTGGCGATGAACTCTTTGCCGTGGGCGATCTGAGAATCAAGTTCACGAACCCCAAGGCTCAAGAAGCCTGGGCGACAAACCTGGAAGCCCGCGAAAAGTACAAGCGCGAAAAGGTGGTGGAATACCGCCGCGCCGAACAGGAACACCGCGCTTCTCTCCGCGACGTTTCGGGCATGGTCAAGGACCCGCGTGATGGCCAGGTCTACCGCACCATCAAGGTCGAAGGCCGTGAATGGTTCGCCCAGAACGTGAACTACAATGTCGAAGGCCATTCCTGGTGCTACGAAGACAAGGAAAACTACTGCGCCCGCGGTGGTCGTCTGTATGACTTGGAAGGCGCCCGTAAGGCTTGCCCCGAAGGTTGGCACCTGCCGCGTGACCGCGAATGGATGGACTTGCTGACTGGCCTCACCAAGTGCTATGACGGTGTCGACAAGTGCGAAAAGTTTGCAAACAAGATGAAGGCTACCACCGGTTGGCAGGGCGGTGGCGGTACCGACGAATACGGTTTCTCCATTTTCTCTTCGGGTTACCGCAAGATGGTGGGTAAGTCTATCGTCCGCTACGAAGACATGGGTGAATACGCCGGCTTCTGGTCTGCACAGAATGGCCGTAACGAAACTATTTGGATTTGGGCAATGGGCCGCATGAGCGACCAGATGGTCCGCCAGCTGGTGCCGAGCAAGACCAACGCCTACTCCGTCCGTTGCATCAACGGTAACTAA